A single window of Cryptococcus neoformans var. neoformans JEC21 chromosome 3 sequence DNA harbors:
- a CDS encoding endoplasmic reticulum protein, putative — protein MQTSTQSEPLEDLKDSHERSMATNHLDVEEELSFYASYHSNKTNQMIHFFCIPQILWTWLIVAAHVTLPDAKLFTLTWGLAFQPSLALAFITSYMTYYTLLDPIGGVTYIPVGSLLYLTATYLATSPPSWLPLTSPVEPSAIPFALAIHGLAWIAQFIGHGVFEHRAPALLDNLVQALVLAPFFVHLEALFALFNYKPDLHKKIKARAGLRISEMNRQKSHKAE, from the exons ATGCAGACTTCCACACAATCGGAGCCTTTGGAAGATCTAAAGGACAGCCATGAACGATCGATGGCAACCAATCATCTTgatgtcgaagaagag CTATCGTTCTATGCATCATATCATTCGAACAAAACAAACCAAATGATTCACTTCTTTTGCATTCCTCAAATATTATG GACTTGGCTCATTGTTGCCGCCCATGTTACCTTACCAGATGCAAAGCTGTTTACCTTAACTTGGGGTCTAGCTTTCCAACCTAGCCTCGCGCTAGCATTCATCACTTCCTATATGACGTATTACACATTGCTTGATCCAATTGGAGGT GTAACTTATATTCCAGTTGGGAGTCTACTTTACCTCACTGCCACATATCTTGCCACATCGCCACCTTCTTGGCTTCCCCTGACATCTCCTGTGGAACCGTCCGCCATACCATTTGCTCTCGCCATCCACGGGCTAGCTTGGATCGCGCAGTTTATTGGACATGGAGTCTTTGAACACAGGGCTCCCGCTTTATTGGATAATCTTGTCCAGG CTCTCGTCCTTGCTCCTTTCTTTGTCCATCTCGAAGCCTTGTTCGCGCTTTTCAACT ACAAACCTGATCTACacaagaagatcaaggctAGAGCCGGGCTTCGGATCAGCGAGATGAACAGACAAAAGAGTCACAAAGCTGAGTGA
- a CDS encoding expressed protein, whose protein sequence is MSPTSNIKPFLPSSRPSGAVFIGLNAVRALSIIALLLVFAANIETMVSDIKAIKNPASDEDDCDYIEYSSVPDQTGGPFWSILNRIFILSECLLLIMSEVGVPRRLFENYIPMLGPAYGLGCLGVFQALIGAQVLSHYCDLFPQVSSWLLFIVGCFNILVGIFLREGAKEKRLIFSWENASSLTPQTRMATTAWDMVTEKKRSKSPSESSKQPDGLSRLNTSGSGSPLLPANSTAPGARFGGFGFGRQGEKAAADRGWKVSRPLDVLPRYAV, encoded by the exons ATGTCGCCCACAAGCAACATAAAGCCTTTTCTGCCATCTTCTCGACCTTCTGGTGCTGTTTTTATCGGTCTGAACGCCGTGAGAGCCCTCAGCATCATTGCTTTACTTCTGGTCTTTGCTGCTAATATCGAAACAATGGTTTC TGATATAAAGGCCATCAAAAACCCCGCTTCGGATGAGGACGACTGCGACTACATCGAATACTCCAGCGTTCCTGACCAAACCGGAGGTCCTTTCTGGAGTATTCTTAACCGAATCTTCATCT TGTCCGAGTGTCTGCTCCTCATCATGTCGGAAGTCGGAGTTCCTCGACGCTTATTCGAAAATTATATTCCCATGCTCGGACCGGCCTATGGGCTAGGATGTCTTGGGGTTTTCCAAGCGTT AATTGGTGCGCAAGTTCTGTCTCATTACTGTgatctctttcctcaaGTATCGAGCtggctcctcttcattgTCGGTTGTTTCAACATCCTTGTT GGCATTTTCCTTCGTGAAGGGGCCAAGGAAAAACGGCTGATCTTCTCGTGGGAGAATGCATCATCGTT AACCCCTCAAACTCGTATGGCAACCACTGCTTGGGATATGGTCACTGAGAAGAAACGGTCGAAGTCTCCGTCCGAGTCATCCAAACAACCAGATGGACTCTCTCGACTAAACACCAGTGGCTCAGGcagtcctcttcttcctgctaACAGTACAGCTCCCGGAGCTCGATTTGGTGGGTTTGGATTTGGACGTCAGGGTGAGAAGGCAGCAGCCGATAGAGGCTGGAAAGTAAGTCGACCGCTTGACGTTTTACCCC GTTATGCTGTCTAG
- a CDS encoding thymidylate kinase, putative, translating to MSTSTRGAFIVFEGLDRCGKSTQVDRLVQRLERQGHRARLQKFPERTTQIGKMIDAYLQSKTEIDDHAIHLLFSANRWECSAAIRRDLANGITVIADRYAFSGIAFSAAKGLPFDFCLHPDAGLPLPDVTLYLTLPPETAAKRSAYGEERYESVSIQQAVRQQFKLVANEIKKRHGADKWIEIEADGTFEDVEERIWSQISDVVEYSNGNIGDLWSR from the exons ATGTCGACTTCCACCCGAGGCGCCTTTATTGTCTTCGAAGGACTAGACCGTTGTGGAAAATCAACACAAGTAGACCGTCTAGTCCAGCGTCTAGAACGCCAGGGCCATAGAGCGCGTCTGCAAAAATTCCCTG AAAGAACGACGCAGATAGGGAAAATGATCGACGCCTATCTGCAATCCAAAACTGAAATAGATGACCATGCTAtccaccttctcttcagcGCTAACCGATGGGAGTGCTC AGCAGCCATCAGGAGAGATCTAGCCAATGGCATAACTGTCATCGCTGACCGTTATGCGTTCTCGGGTATAGCTTTTTCAGCCGCCAAG GGTCTGCCTTTTGATTTCTGCTTGCACCCAGATGCGGGACTCCCTCTTCCGGACGTAACACTATATCTCACCTTGCCTCCAGAAACAGCCGCCAAGCGTTCCGCATATGGTGAAGAACGCTATGAGTCTGTTTCGATTCAGCAAGCCGTCCGACAACAGTTCAAACTTGTTGCCAATGAAATTAAAAAACGACATGGCGCTGACAAATGGATTGAGATTGAAGCTGATGGGACATTCGAGGACGTTGAAGAACGAATATGGTCGCAGATAAGTGATGTTGTGGAATATTCAAACGGAAATATTGGGGATCTTTGGTCAAGATAG